The Natronoarchaeum mannanilyticum genome includes the window GTCGCCGTTCGGAACAACGAGATGATCGCGATCCAGTTCCTGCTCGAACGGCTCGCGAACTGGAAGCCGTGGCTCGGTTACCTGGTGAAAATGATCGGAAAACTGGTCACCGCCGGCTTCCTGCTCGTCGCCCTCGAAGGGACGGTCGTCACGACCATCGACGACTGGGCGACGTCGATCGGCGGGATCGGGTTCGTCACGTCCGGTCACCTGTACCTCGGGATCGGCATCGGCCTCGCGCTGATGCTGCTCTACACCGCGATCGACCTCGTGGCGCTCGTGCGGGAGATCCTGGCGTGGACGGGCGGCGAAACCAGCGGCAGCCAACTCGAGGAGGGGATGGCCGATGAGTGAGCTGCTCATTATCGGCACCCTGTTCCTCGGGACGCTCCTGGTCCTGTACGCGCTCGGCGTCTCCGTCGGGATCGCCATGGGCGCCACCTGCGTCATCGTGATGCTGTCTCCGTTCGGGCGCGGACTCAACCCCGGGCTGATCGCTCAACAGTTGCTCTACGGGCTCAACAGCTTCACGCTGCTCGCCATCCCGTTCTACCTGCTGCTGGGGCGGCTGATGAACCGCATCGGGATGACGCAGCGCATCTTCTCGCTGGCGAACTCGCTCGTCGGGCAGTTCCGCGGGGGGATCGCCCACGTCAACATCGTCGCGAGCATGATCTTCTCGGGGATGTCCGGCCTCGCGGTCGCCGACGCCGCGGGACTCGGTCGCGTCGAGTACACCGCGATGCGCGACCAGGGGTACGAGAAGGACATCTCGCTCGGCGTCACCGGGTCGTCCGCGATTATCGGCCCGATCATCCCACCGAGCGTGCCGATCATCATCTACGCCGTGCTGGCCGAGGAGTCGATCGGCGAGCTGTTCCTCGGCGGGGTCATCCCCGGGATCCTCATCGGCATCTTCCTGATGGCGCTCGTCTTCCTGATCGTGCACCTGCGGGGGTACGAATCCGACAACACCTTCGACCTGTCGGACTGCTGGAAGAGTTTAAAGGAGGCGGTGTTCCCGCTGTTCGCCCCGATACTCATCATCGGCGGCATTCTCTCCGGCCTATTCACCGCCACCGAAGCGGGGGCCATCGCGGTCGTCTACACCATCCTCCTCGGAATGTTCGTCTACGACGAACTCTCCCTGCGGGGGCTGTTCGAGGAGCTCCAGTACGGGATGGTCGAGACGTTCTCGCTGACGTTCATCGTCGGCGTGGCGTCGCTGTACGGCCTCGTCGCGCTACAGCTGCAGCTGCCGATCCTGATGGCCGAGTCGATCACGAACTTCTCGGGCAACCCCACGGTCGTGATCCTGCTGCTGGTCGGGCTCCTGCTCGTCGTCGGGACGTTCATGGAGACCATCGCCGCGATCACCATCCTCGTCCCGATCTTCATGCCGATCCTGGAGATCACCGGCATCGACCCGCTCCACTTCGGCATCGTGATGATCCTGACGCTGATGCTCGGCCTGCTGACGCCGCCGTTCGGCGTCATCCTCTTCGTCCTGGAGAAGGTGACCGACGCGACGCTGGAGGAAGTGATGAAAGCGGTACTACCCTACTACGTGCCGATTCTCCTGGTGTTGCTGATCACCATCTTCGTCCCGGAGGTCGTCACGTACCCGGTGACCGAACTGATGGGCTGACGGGCGGCTGAGGCGCCCCGGCTCTTCTCTTCCCATCGGAGGCGGCTGAACCAACGGAAACATTTTTTCTGGTTGCCAGTGAGTACCACCCGTGAGAACGTTCGAGGGCTACCCGCGGGACGACGGCCCCGCCGGTGTACGAAACTACGTGGCAGTGATACCGACGTCGGTCACGGCGTCGCCGGTCGCGGCGGAGATCGCCGATCGGTCGGCCGAGACCGTCCGAGCGACGCCGCATCAGATGGGGACCGATCCGCCGGCGGCGACTCGCGACCAGATCGAGCGAACGCTGACGGGCGTCGGCAGCAACCCCAACGTCGGCGGGACGCTCGTCGTCGACCTCGGCACGGAGGCGATCGACGCCGACGATATCGCCGACGCGGTGGCGGCGACCGGCCGCGACGCCGAGACGCTCTCGATCCGCGAGGCGGGCGGGACGGCGGCCGCAGTCGAGGAGGGAACGGAACTGGCCCGCTCCCTTCGCGAGGGGATCTCCGGCGCGCGCCGAGAGGAGCGCGGCGCGAGCGAACTCGTCTTCGCCGTCGAGTGCGGCGGCTCCGACGCGACGAGCGGGATCGCCGCCAACCCGGCCGTCGGGGCGGCCTGCGACCGCCTGGTGCGAGACGGCGGCACGGCGACGTTCTCCGAGACGCCGGAGTTCATCGGCGCCGAGCACGTCCTGGCCGAGCGGTGCGCGGACGAGGACGTCAGAGAGCGGCTCCTCGATCGCGTCGAGCGCCGGGAGTCGACGGCCGAGTTGATGGGCGTCGATCTGCGGGGCGCACAGCCTAGCCCCGGTAATCAGGAGGGCGGCCTGACGACCATCGAGGAGAAGAGCCTCGGCGCCATCTCGAAGGGCGGGACGACCCCAGTTCAGGGCATCGTCGACTACGCCGAGCGGCTCCCGGTCGGCGGCGGGCTGGTGCTGATGGACACGCCGGGGTACGACATCGAGAGCGTCGTCGGCAAGGTCGCCGGCGGCGCGCAGGTCGTCGCCTTCACCACCGGGCGGGGGTCGACGACCGGGAACCCGCTGGCGCCCGTGATCAAGGTGACGGGGAACCCGAAGACGGCGGACCGACTCGCCGCGAACGTCGACGTCGACGCGAGCGACGTGATCGACGGCGAGCCGATCGACGCCGTCGGCGAGCGGATCTACGAGACGCTGCTGGCCGTCGCCGGCGGCGAGCGGACCGCCGCGGAGCGCCGCCGCCTCGAGGAGTTCGCCGTCAACGAGCTCCAGCCGAACGAGCTCGCGGAGCTGCGGGGTGACGCATGAAAGGGACGGTCCTCGGCGACGCCGGGCTGCACATGGCGGCACGGGACAACGTCGTCACGGCCATCGACGACCTGGAGGCCGGCACGAAAATCCCGCGCGACGGCGAGACGGTCGAACTCGCCGAGGCGGTCCCGTTCGGCCACAAGATCGCGCTGGTGGCGATGGAGCCCGGTGACGCCGTCGTGAAGTACGGCGAGACGATCGGGGAAGCCGTCGAGCCGATCGCCCCCGGCGAGTGGGTACACACGCACAACTGCGAGAGCAGGCGCGGCCGGGGCGACCGCGCCGCGAGCGACGGAGAGGTGGCCTGATGTCGGCGCCGACCGGTGCCGCTTCGACCCGCGAGTCGACGACGTCCTTCGAGGCGTATCGGCGGGACGACGGGCGGGCGGGCGTGCGGAACCGCGTGCTGGTCGTCCCGTCGGTGATCTGCTCACACATCGTCGCCGAACGCATCGCCGAGCGCGAGGACGGCGCCGTCTGCGCCCCGCACGACCACGGCTGCGGGCAGATCGGCGACGACCACGACCAGACCGAACGGACGCTCCTGAACCTCGCCCGCAATCCGAACGTCGCGGGCGCGACCGTCGTGGGGCTGGGCTGCGAACACCTCCAGAGCGGGCCGTTCGCCGACCGGGTCGCCGAGAGCGGCGTGACGGTCCGCGAGACGGCGATCCAGGACGCGGGCGGCACCGAGGCCTGCGTCGAGGAGGGCGCCGCGGCGACCGCCGACCTGGCGGCGGCCGCGGCCGACGCGGATCGGGCCGACGCGACGCTGGCAGATCTCACCGTCGGCGTCGTGAGCTCGGATCTCGAGGGGTCGACGCGGACGGTCGCGGATCCGCTAGTGGGCGATACCGTCGACGCGCTGATCGACGCCGGCGCGCGCGTCGTCGTCGCCGGGACGGACCGCCTCGCGGCCCACCGGGACGCGGCCGCCGACCGCGCCGCGACGGCGACCGTCGCCGAGTCGATTCAGGAGATCGGCGAACGCGACGCCGGCCGTCCCGGGAACGCGCGTCGCGTCGCCCGCCGCGCCGCCGACGCGCCGTTCGACGAGATCGTCGAGGCGTGGGGGAACGCGAGCGTCGACGAGCTCGTTCCGTACGGCGGCCGGGCGTCGACCGACGCCGGGCTGACGCTGGTCGACGCTCCCTCCCGCTTCGAGGAGGCCGCGACCGCGCTCGCGGCGGCCGGAGCGTCGGTCGTCGTCCACGTCACCGCGGACGGGGTGCCGACGGGACATCCGGTCGTCCCGGTACTCAAGGTGACCGGCGACGGAGCGACGGCGGAGGCGCTCGCGGACGATATCGACCTCGACGCCCGCGCGGCCGACGCCGACGCGGTGCTCGACGAGCTGGTTCGCGTCGCGGGCGGGGAACGAACGGCGAGCGAGGACCACGGGCTGACGTCGTTCGCGATCAGTCGCGTCGGCCCGTCGCTGTAGGGCGACGGGCGGCTCGACGAAACGGCTCGTCGTCCGCGATCGCCTCGGTCGACGATCCGCGGGCCGAACGGCGACGACCGGCTGATTCGAGGCGGGGAAAAGAATAATACAGCAACACGTCTCGTAGAACACGAGATGGCACTGTTCGAACACGGTCCGGTAGTGGGTCGGCAGCAGACGCCAGGAGCGTCAGACGCCGACGTGGAGGAACGATCCGACGACGGCGCCCGGGGGTCCACGGAGGTGCCGGCGTGAGGGCGGCGCCGCTCGTCGAGGCGGGAACGTTCGAGCCGGAAACCAGGGAGCGCCCGACGCCGGGACCGTCCGAGGTGCTCGTCGAGGTGAGCGATGTCGGCATCTGCGGCTCCGACGTCCACTGGTACGAGCACGGCCGGATGGGCGATCGTGCCGTCGAGGAACCGCTGGTGCTCGGCCACGAGAGCGCCGGGACGGTCGTCGAGGTGGGCGCGGCCGTCGACGACCACGCCGTCGGCGACGCGGTGACGATCGAGCCCGGCGTCCCCTGCGGCGAGTGCGAGCACTGCCGACGGGGCGCGTATAACCTCTGCCCGGCGGTCGAGTTCATGGCGACGCCCGGCACCGACGGCGCGTTCCGGGAGTACGTCGCCTGGCCCGCGGAGTACGTGTACGGTCTCCCCGCGTCCGTCTCCGCTCGAGAGGGGGCGCTCTGCGAGCCGATAAGCGTCGGCGTCCACGCCGTTCGGCGCGCCGGCGTGGGGATGGGGGACTCGGTGCTCGTGATGGGTGCGGGTCCCATCGGCCTCCTCGCCGCCGACGTGGCGCGGGCGGCCGGCGCCGCGGACGTGGCCGTCGTCGACGTCGTCGACTCGAAGCTCGATCGAGCCCTCAACCGCGGTGCGGACCTCGCGATCGACAGCCGCGAGACGGACGTCGCGGCGGCGGTCCGCGACGAGTTCGGCGCGGGCGTCGACGCCGCGATCGAGGCCACCGGGGCGCCGCCCGCGATCGAGGCGGTGCTCGACGCGCCCGGGCCGGACGGCACCGCGGTTCTGGTCGGCCTCGCGCCCGACGCCGAGGTGCCCGTAGACACGTTCGAGCTGGTCCGGCGACAGGTTGACGTGCGGGGGAGCTACAGGTTCGCCAACACGTACCCGACGGCGATCTCCCTGATCGCGAGCGGCGACGTGGACGCGGCCGGGATCGTCGACTTCGAACTGTCGCTCGATCGGATCGGCGACGCGTTCGGGCGGGCCGCGGAGCCCGACGTGGTCAAGGGCATGATCTCGATGGGCTGACTGGGAACTCGACGGGGACGCGGCCGAAGATTTATATTCAAACGGACACCGTATTTCGGCATGGTAATCGTCGCAGCGATCAGCGGCTCCGAGCAGTCGATGGAGGTCGTCGCACAGGCGAACGAACTCGCGCGGGCGTTCGAAGACGAACTCCACCTCGTTCACGTCATCGAGGAGACCGAGTACACGCGGCTGGTCGAAAAGCAGTCCAACGCGCGCGAGACGGACTCGGGATCCGTCGAGGAAAACGCCGCGGCGGCAGCGACGGACGGCGTCGACGAGATCGTCGATGCCGACTACGAGATCGTCGGCCGCGTCGGGAACCCGAGCAAGAAAGTCCTCGAGTACGCGGACGAGGTCGACGCCAGGTACGTCGTCGTCGGGGGTCGATCCCGCTCTCCGACCGGGAAGGCGCTGTTCGGCAGCGTCACCCAGTCGATCCTCCTGAACACGGAACGCCCCGTCGTGACCCTCACGGAGACGGAGTAGCTGATCCGAGTCGACCATGACGCTACAGCCGCGACAAGCCGGTCCGGGGGGCCGCTCCCCAGCAAGTGTCGAGACGAACATTGCAACGCTTATCCCGATACGCACGAAGGAGGACCTATGAGTTCAGGCTCGGTAGAGCAGTTCCAACAGTCGCTGTCGCGCCTCGACGCAGCGTCGACCGTCGTCTCGCCCGACGAACTGGAAGCGACGATCGCCGACCTGGCCGATCCCCCCGCGATCGGGGCCGAACTGCCGTTCGACGATCTCTCGCTCGCCGAGACGCCGGTTACCCTCGGCCCGTCGCCCGCACAGCTCAGGGACGCGGTGACGGGCGTGACGGGGTCGCGCATGGGGATCGCCTCGCTCGGGACGGTCGCCGTCGAGTCCCGGGAAGAGGGCGACGAGTTCGTCGCGCTGTACCCCGAACGACACGTGGTAGTCATCAAAGCGAGCGACCTTCGGTCGGACCTCGCGGACGCCTTCGGCTGGATCCGGGGAGAGTTCGAAGCCGACCGGCAGTCGTTCATCCTCGCGACGGGGCCGAGCTCGACCGGCGACATGGGCGCGCTCGTGCAGGGCGTCCACGGGCCCGAGCAGGTCCACATCGTCATCGTCAGGGACAATGAGTGAATCAGAACAACTGGATGCCGACCGCATCCGCACGCTACTCGAATCGGAGGGCGACGAGATCAAGGAGAACACGCGCCTGTTCAACGCCGAACGGTACGACGCGGTGGAGGCCGTCGGCGAGGCCGAACACGAGGACAACCGGTCCCGGGCGCGGGAAATAAAGGAGGACGCGATCGAGCGCCTCCCCGAGCTCGTCGACCGGACCAGGGAAGCCGTCGAGGCGAACGGCGGCACGGTGTACGTCGCCGACGACGCGGCCGACGCCAACCGGTACATCTCGGAGGTCGCGGACGACGCCGACGCCGACAGCGTCGTGAAATCGAAGTCGATGACGACCGAGGAGATCGACCTGAACGAGGCGCTCGAGGCCGACGGCCTCGACGTCTGGGAGACCGACCTCGGCGAGTTCGTCGTCCAGATTGCCGAGGAGGCGCCGTCGCACATCGTCGGCCCGTCGCTCCACAAGTCCCGCGAGGAGATCACGGAGCTGTTCGAGCGGGAGTTCGACCCGGATGAGTCGCTCGACTCCGCGGAGAAGCTGACGGCGTTCGCCCGGGAGTACCTCGGCGGGCGCATCGACGACGCGGAGGTCGGCGTCACGGGCGCGAACTTCGTCATGGCCGACAGCGGATCGATAGCGCTGGTGACGAACGAGGGGAACGCCCGCAAGTGCGCGTCGATCCCCGACACGCACGTCGCGGTCGCCGGGATCGAGAAGATCATCCCCTCGGTCGCCGAGCTGGAACCGTTCGCTGAGCTCATCTCGCGGTCGGCGACGGGCCAGGAGATCCCCCAGTACCTGTCGCTGCTGACGCCGCCGGTCGACACGCCCGCGATCGACTTCGACAGCGAGGACGAGCCGGGCTTCGGCAACAGCGACGCGGACCGGGAGTTCCACCTGGTGCTCCTCGACAACGGGCGGCGGGAGATGCGCGAGGACGACGATCTCCGCGAGACGCTGTACTGCATCCGGTGTGGCGCCTGCGCGAACTCCTGTGCGAACTTCCAGTCGGTCGGCGGCCACGCCTTCGGCGGCGAGACGTACACGGGCGGCATCGCAACCGGCTGGGAGGCCGGCATCGAGGGCAACGACGTGGCGGAGGAGTTCAACGACCTCTGTACCGGCTGTTCCCGCTGCGTGAACGCGTGTCCGGTGAAGATCGACATCCCCTGGATCAACACGGTCGTCCGCGACCGCATCAACCGCGGGAAGGATCCCGGCTTCGACGACATGCTCGTCGACGGGCTGATGCCCGACGAGGAGGAGAGCGGGACGCCGCTCCGGAAACGGTTCTTCGGGAACTTCGAGACGGCGGCGAAGATCGGGAGCGCGACTGCACCGCTCTCGAACGCCGTGGCCTCGACCGGCCTCGCCCGGAAGGCGATGGAGTCGGTGCTGGGCGTCGACGCCCGGCGCGACCTGCCCGAGTTCGAGCGCACGACCCTCCGCGACTGGGCCGAGGGTCGCGAGTCCCCGGTCGAGGCGCCCGAGCGCCGCGTCGCGCTGTACCCAGACGTGTACACGAACTACGTGCAAACCGAGCGCGGCAAGGCCGCGGTCCGCGTGCTGGAGGCGCTGGGCTGCGAGGTCGTCGTCCCCGACGTCGGCGGTTCGGGGCGGGCGCCGCTGTCCCAGGGGATGATCGCGACGGCCGAACGGAAGGCCGAGGACGTCGCCGAGTCGGTTCTCCCGTACGTCGAGGACGGGTACGACGTGGTCGTCGTCGAGCCCAGCGACCTCGCGATGTTCCGCCGGGAGTACGAGAAACTGCTCCCCGCGGAGGAACACGAACGGATCGACCAGGGGAGCTACGAGATCCTGGAGTACGTGTTCGGCCTGCTGGAGAACGGCGCGAGCGCCGACGCCTTGCCCGGCGGCGACGGCGACGGCGTCGCGTACCACAGCCACTGCCAGCAGCGGACGCTCGGCCTGGAATCGTACACCGAGACGGTGCTGGAGCGGCTGGGGTACGACGTGCTCACCTCCGACGTCGAGTGCTGCGGGATGGCCGGAAGCTTCGGGTACAAGAGCGAGTACTACGACCTGAGCATGGACGTCGGCGCGACGCTGGCCGACCAGTTCGAGGCGGTCGCCGACGAGCGGACGGTCGTCGCCAGCGGCACCTCCTGCATGGAGCAACTCGACTCGCTGCTGTCGCCGGGGACGCGCCATCCCGTCGAGCTTCTCGATCCCGCGGGCCGGTAGTCTTTCGACGCCGCCCGCAGGTAGTCCCGGCAGTCGGGGATCGTCCACCTCGGGTAACTTCTTTATATCGAGGATGCGATAACCGAACGTGCCATGACCCGGAAATCCGCGGATACGATACGGTCAGCCGACACCGCTCTCTATCGCGTGCCGAACGACCAGGTTCTCGAGGACGCGACGCAGTCGTTCGACACGCTGGAGATCGTCTCGGTCACCCTGGAGTCGGAGGGCGGCCGGCGCGGACTCGGATTCACCTACACGATCGGCCGCGGCGGCGCCGCGACCAAGCGGTTCCTCGACGACGAACTCGTCCCGCTGCTGGAGGGCCAGCCGGTCGCTCCCCGCACGGTCCGGTCGAACTTGCGGGGGAACACGACGTTCGTCGGACGCGAAGGGATAAGCGAGTTCGCCGTCGCGGCCGTCGACATCGCCGTCTGGGACCTCCTCGGGAAGATCACCGGACTCCCGCTGTGCGAGCTCCTCGGCGGGGCCCGACGGCCCGTCCCGATGTACGAGACCGACGGCGGCTGGCTCCAGTACGACGCCGACACTCTCGTCGAGAACGCGAAGGGGATCGCCGAGGACGGGTTCGCGGGCATGAAGATGAAGGTGGGATCGTCGGTCGATCGCGACGTCACGCGCGTGCGCGCCGTCCGGGACGCGCTTCCGGCCGACCTGGACCTGATGCTCGACGCCAACTGCTCGTACACGGTGCCGGAAGCGCGTGACCTGGCCGGGCGGCTCGACGACGCGGCGATAACCTGGCTGGAGGAACCGCTCCCCAAGGGCGACTACGCGTCGTACGCCGACCTGCGCGAGCGCATCGACGTCCCGATCGCCACCGGCGAGAACTTCTACAACGAGACGCAGTTCCGGCAGGTGATCGACCGGAACGCCGTCGATTACCTGCAGCCCGACGTCTGCCGGGTCGGCGGGATCTCGCCGTGGCTGAACGTCGCCGAGCAGGCGGCGGCGACTGGCCTCGCCCTGTCGCCGCACTACATCGAGCCGCTCCACGCCCACCTCGCGTGTGCCTTCGACAACGTCCCGTACATCGAACACCACTCAACCGTGTTGGACGAACTACTCGCCGATCCCGTCGCGGTCGAGGACGGGGAGATACTCCCGCCCGACCGTCCGGGACACGGGATGGCCTTCGAGGGCGCGGACGCGTACCGGGTGAACTGATCCTCGACGTTCGCGCGAGCTCGGCGGCGGCCGCGAACCGTTGTCCACCTATCGTGGACGCGATTCGAAAGCGTCAGTCGTAGATTGGGCGGCCGTGTGATTACAGTCTTATGTCTGTAAATTCACGGCGGCTCTCGGAGATCTTAATGAATAATAATAAAATATACTGCGTTCTACCCGTCAATCCGCCCTTCACCGGCCCTCGATGGCGTCTATTTTTGTTGGACGCGCTCCGATCGGGCCCCGGAGACGCACCCGGCCGGTCAGTCGAACGAGAACACCGGTTTGCAGGTTTCGGAGTCCAGGAACGCCTCGAACGCCGCCGTCGGGTCGTCGGCGTAGAAGGACGTGTCGAGCATCGCCGCCGGCTCTATCGTTCCGTTGTCGATGAGCCGGATCGCCTGCTCGAAGTCCCGCCACTGGGACCCGTAGGACGTTTCGATCCGTATCTCGCCCCGGACGACCGGTGTCATGCGCAGTTCGCTCCCGTCGCCGGGAAGGCCGATGACGACTACTTCGCCGCCCTTGCGGACGTGTTCGACGGCGTCCTCGACGCCGGTGTGGTGACCGGTGGTGTCGAAGACCACGTCGAACCCGCGACCGTCCGTGAACGATGTCATCCGGTCTTCGGCGGCGTCGACGGCGAGGTTGACGGTTTCGATCCCCCGGTCGTCGACCAGCGGCAGTCGGTACTTCGCGTCCCTGTCCAGCCCCGAGACGAAGACGTTCGCGCCGATCGAGTCGGCGATCGTAGCGACCAAAACGCCGATCGGTCCCGGTCCCTCCACGAGGACGCGGTCGCCCGGCGTCAGCGACGACTGTTCGAGCACCGCGCGAGCCGCGATGCTCGTCGGCTCGGCGACGGCGGCCTCCCGCAGCGGCGTCGATTCCGGTACCCCGTGAACGAACGTCTCGTCGACGGTCGTGAACTCCGCGTACGCCCCGTCGGTGTGCATGCCGGTGATCGAGAAGTTCTGGCAGACGTTCGACTGTCCGTTCTTGCACTGAAAACAGTCGCCGCAGCGGTGGATCGGTTCCTCGATCACCTTGTCGCCGACCGAGAGCCCGTCGACCTCGTCGCCGACTGCGGCGACGGTTCCGGTCGCTCGCGCTCCTGTACCTCCACCGCCCTCGGACCAGTCTGTACTATCGCTCTCATGATTTCGACCAGCAGCTCGAATACCAGTTCAGGACGCGGAATCATGGAGATACTGGTGCGCCGTGTCGACCGCCGGCCGCCGGCTGCGGGGGGCGTAATCACCAGAATCCTTATGATGGTCGGCGTAAACCCTCCTCGTATGCGACGAGTTCGATTCAGCGACCCGGCCGGGAGCGTCAGAACTGGAACCTGGACCGAGGACGGCATCGAGTTCGGTGGACGGACGTACGATCCCGAGACGGTCGACGTGCGCTCCCCGGTCAAGCCGAGCAAGATCGTGTGCGTCGGTCTCAACTACGCCGACCACGCCGAAGAGGAGGGCATGGAGCTGCCCGATCGACCGATGCTCTTTTTGAAACCGCCGAACACGGTGTCCGGTCACGGCGACGAGATCCCGCTTCCACCGGGCAAAGAATCGGTGGAGTACGAGGCCGAACTCGGCGTCGTCATCGGCGAGCAGTGCCGCAACGTTCCGGAGGAGGAGGCGATGTCAGTCGTCGACGGGTTCACCTGTCTCAACGACGTGTCGAACCGCGACGACCAGCGCGTCGAGCAGAACTGGGTCCGCGGGAAGGCGTTCGACAACGCCGCGCCGGTCGGACCGGTCGTGGCGACGCCCGACGAGGTCCCTGACGACGCGGCCGTCGAACTGCGCGTCAACGGCGAGGTACGACAGAGCTCCAGTCGCGACCAGTTTATCTTCTCGGTCGAAGAGCTGATCGCCGAGATCACCGCGTACATGACGCTGGAACCGGGCGACGTGATTTCGACCGGAACGCCCGCCGGCGTCGGTCCGCTTTCCGACGGCGACGTCGTCGAGGTCGAGATCGAGGGCGTCGGCGTCCTGGAAAACGAGTTCACCCGTCGGTAGGCTCGAATCTCTCGATCCGTTCCCCCGCTTCGTCCGGGGGTGACGCGAAACCGGACAGAAGTTTAATGATTGCTCGCGATACACAGTGACACGCCACCAATGACCTATCGAGCAGGGATAATCGGCACCGGCGGGATCGCCGGAATGGGAATCCTCGGAATGCACGACGAGGACGCCATCGGACAGGAGAAGATACGCGCCAGCCACGCGGGCGGGTACGACGCCGCGCCGGGTATCGAACTCGTCGCGGTCGCCGACATCGACGAGGAGAACCTCCGTCGGTTCGGCGAGGCGTGGGAGATCCCGCCCGAGCGCCGCTACGAGGGCCACGAGGCGATGCTGGCCGAGGAGGACCTGGACGCGGTGTCGGTGTGCACGCCGTCGTTCCTGCACCGCGACCACGTCGTCGACGCCGCGCGGTCCGCGGCCGCTCCCGACGTCGTCTGGTGCGAGAAGCCGATCGCCTCCGGCGTGTCCGACGCCGAGGAGATGATCGAGGCGTGCGACGACGCCGACGCGGAGCTTCTCGTCAACCACTCCTTCCGGTTCACGGACAAGCTGCAGCGCCTCCACGCGCTGATACAGGAGGACGACCTCCTCGGCGAGGTCCACTCGGTGTCGAGCCAGTTCAGGATGGAACTGCTCCGGAACTCGACCCACCTGCTCGATATGCTCGTCTATCTGCTGAACGCCCGGGCGGATCAGGTCTCCGGGTACATCTCGCGGGAAAACGAGGCGGTCGATTCGCTCGAGGCGGACCGGGACGTCGACGACGCCGCAGGCGGGGGGTACGTCCTGCTCGACGACGGGACGTTCGCCACGATCGACTGCACCATCCCGCGGGACGACTCGTCGATGACCCTGTCGTTCGTCGGGAGTGAAGGCAAACTGTACATGAACAACGACGACGGAGAGTGGCGCTACTGGTCGCTCGAGGACGGGGAGCACGTCGAGGAGCCGCTGCCCGGCATCGAGGGGGCGTGGACGTGGGACGACGACTACGAATCGGCCTTCGAGAACGCGGCGACCCACGTCGTCGCCCTGCTCGACGGCGAAGCGACGAACCGCTCGCCGGGCCTGGAGGCGCTCCGATCGCTGGAGATCATCGTCGGGTTTTACATCTCCCACTACACGGGCGGTGACGTCTCGATCCCGCTCGACAGACCGCTCCGCGACGTGACGATCACGTCCTGGTGACGCTTCGAGATGTGGCCGGAACGCGGCGACACCCGGCGCGTAGCATCGGAGATCAAACGCATTTCCTTTATTAATAGAAATCTGATTAGATGATCGAAGTAACGGATTTATTATGTTTTCGATGTCGTGTAGATCGACAGTCCAAACGGAGATCATCAGCCGGCCCGCGGGGGTGAAAGGAGTCCGCCGATGGTTGTCGACTGGCTCGGATACAAAAGTGCTGTTCTCGCCATAAAATGGCGATTTTGAACTGAGTATCTAATTATATATCTTAAGATAGTAAAAATAATATATAATTTCTTGATATAGGTGCGGATTTTAAATATATCTGCCGCGGATCGTCGTCAAGTGAGTTACGGCAGATTTTAGCTCCTAGTCACGGTTATTTCTCCGGTTTTATCGAACAGATCACCGCGATCAGGAGGTGATAAATGGGAGATCTCGTCGGTTTCTTCACTCGGGCGCGTCCGCGCTCTGTGGTGGTGTCTGGAGCAACCAGATTTGGACGTTTGCCCGTCCGATTTCCGGCAGTATATAAGATTAGAATATATAACAGATATATGGTTTTATGC containing:
- a CDS encoding Gfo/Idh/MocA family oxidoreductase, producing MTYRAGIIGTGGIAGMGILGMHDEDAIGQEKIRASHAGGYDAAPGIELVAVADIDEENLRRFGEAWEIPPERRYEGHEAMLAEEDLDAVSVCTPSFLHRDHVVDAARSAAAPDVVWCEKPIASGVSDAEEMIEACDDADAELLVNHSFRFTDKLQRLHALIQEDDLLGEVHSVSSQFRMELLRNSTHLLDMLVYLLNARADQVSGYISRENEAVDSLEADRDVDDAAGGGYVLLDDGTFATIDCTIPRDDSSMTLSFVGSEGKLYMNNDDGEWRYWSLEDGEHVEEPLPGIEGAWTWDDDYESAFENAATHVVALLDGEATNRSPGLEALRSLEIIVGFYISHYTGGDVSIPLDRPLRDVTITSW